DNA sequence from the Oreochromis niloticus isolate F11D_XX linkage group LG8, O_niloticus_UMD_NMBU, whole genome shotgun sequence genome:
ATGAGACGAGCCAACAGTCTAGTTGAGTGAATACTCACTCTTGACTGACTCTAGTCGCATAGACAAGCTAAAGAACAAGTATGGCAAATAAATCGGTCTATGATTTCTCTGCTGAGACCCTGGATGGACAGCCGGTTCCACTCAGTAACTACAGAGGTAAAGTGCTTCTCATCGTCAACGTTGCAACATTCTGAGGGTCAACAATAGAGGAGGTAATATTCTGCAAGAGTTGACTGATTACTGTCAGACCACATTAACTCTTTATATTGAAGGCAATTTATTTTGTGCCTTGTTCTCCCAGTACCACCGACTGAATGCACTCATGGAAATGTTTGGCCACCTCAATTTCACTGTCTTAGGATTCCCCTGCAACCAGTTTGGTCTCCAATCTCCTGGTAAGGTGGATAATAGGGACCTGTATTGTTCTGTTATGGTAGCTTTGCATGCCACACTTCAAAACaaaccagattttttttatctttaatttctGATTGATTGcccctcacaaacagaaggtttgaacagcatgAGACTCTGCAGAGCTTGTTCTTGACATGACCATATTAAGGACATTCCCTGTCTTTCATATGATACAGAGCAcacaatagaataaaaaaaacattttaaaagttttatttaaaacaatggCCATATTAACTTGAAGCAATGAGCAACCATACTACTACTATTATCCATCATTGTAACAATATAGAAGTTAAAAGTCTGCTTATAATACATTAATCTACTTGTACTTAAGGAATCTAAAAACTCTTTCCACCATATACAAGCTCTATTAGATGCACTGTGGATACTTTAATTAACAAGTTATTTTAAAGACAAGGTTTTGAATACACACGTGCAAAAAATAGAagtattaactttttttttatgcttgtcTGTGCAGAGGTGAATCATGAAATGCTCAATATTTTGAAGTATGTCAGACCTGGTGGGGGCTTTGTGCCAAAGTTTCCCGTCTTCAGCAAGGTTGAGGTGAATGGCTTAAACGAAGATCCTCTTTTCACCTTTCTGAAGGTACATTGCGTTTTATTGAAGGCTGGAAGATATAAGTTCACTGAATGGATTTATTACCCATGTAGCTTATTTTTTTCCTATCAGCGCTGCAGGTGCTTAACCCTGAAAAACTCAGATACCATGTCATTCCCTGTTTCACCACAGGAATCTTTGCCATTTGTCAACCCTGTTATTGGAGACATAAAGAAATTCTACTGGTCTCCGATCAAAGTCAATGACATTCGCTGGAATTTTGAGAAGTTTCTCATTACTGCAAATGGCATGCCCTTCAAAAGGTAAAGTCATAGACCATGAGTTAAACCCTTGATGCGATTTCAATTTTACTAAGTTCAGTATTTTCCTTTTGCTACAGGTATGAACTTCACTGTCCCATTGtgcaagtggaaaaagacaTAGCAGAACttctctgatgtttttttttaaatatgtcgCTGGTGGCAGAGTGACGATCCCCCAGTAAATGCACAAGTGCACCTGAGCTGGATCTGATGGGAAGAGGAACGTGTCTTGGAGCTTCAGTGCATTCACTCTGAGAACAAGTTCCCTTCTGCCACTTAATGCGTTTTCATGTCACTGCCACATTATTCTTTAATGTGATGGTGTCTGCTATTAAAAGAACAGatgtaaataaaacactgtATGAAAAATATGCGCATGGTTATTATTACTTTAGTTTGCCACTAGAATTTCAGTATTATTTCTACATTTAacatatattacattattagACTGTCAATACAGATGAATCACTGTATAGAATTTATTAAAACTGCGATAGATTAGCAACTTTTCCAGGTGGTACCCACTTTTCACCCTATGACTGCTGGGATATggaaatggatgaatggatggagtTTAGTTCTTTGTTGTTATGACTCCCCcgctttttttatttgatggaACTTCTAATATTCAAAAATTACACTGGTTTTGGGAGGTCTAAAAACAAATAGTTTGAATCTAGCTTAGTACGTTTTAAATTTTATAAAATCTTCATATATGTTTTTATGtataaaacagttttaatgTGGTAATGACCAGAGACAACAATATTCTTTATTATTGGTGTAGAATAATGAACtaacataaaattaaaatacttAAAACTGTGTATAAATATAGTGTTTCAATATATGTGCCGAAGCACTTTGCATCAGTGGTATTAGTGTgttacttttcaagtgcactGGGAGTAATGGTTATTTACCTTAATTTACAAATTGTGAGTACGGAGCTTTTCCTTCTGCCGAACCGTACTTGAAATCTTGCGCATGCGCACTTCAGAGTatgtcaaacagcagcagccagTAAACATGGCTGGTGTTGGTTTCCGACGGTGGGCCCAAGCTCTGTCTAAGGGAAAGGGGTCTGGTATTTCAGCCCTTTTGTCGGGATGTAGAGCAGGTTAGTTGTGTCTTAGTCTGGTAGTGCTGTACAATGAATTTCTCAGGAGGTGTGTATCAGGGTTTAACATTTGTAGCCTCCTATGAACATAACCTTGACATGCTAAGGTTAGCTTAAACTAGCTTGGCGGCTGCTCTTCTATGAGGGTGCAG
Encoded proteins:
- the gpx9 gene encoding glutathione peroxidase 9, encoding MEMFGHLNFTVLGFPCNQFGLQSPEVNHEMLNILKYVRPGGGFVPKFPVFSKVEVNGLNEDPLFTFLKESLPFVNPVIGDIKKFYWSPIKVNDIRWNFEKFLITANGMPFKRYELHCPIVQVEKDIAELL